From Actinoplanes oblitus, a single genomic window includes:
- a CDS encoding amino acid adenylation domain-containing protein — MNTSTTSPGSALEQVWPLSPMQEGMLYHASFDEAAPDLQLIQQSQIIDGPLDPERFRQAWAAVLDRHPALRACFHRRKSGETVQLIPRRVELPWATRDLSHLAEQDALAEVGVLAEKERAARFDLAKAPLLRLLLIRLGPERHCLVTTSHHVLMDGWSRAILESDLLAIYEAGGAAGLRRPGSYRDHLAWLNRQDKAAAREAWRAELAGADGSTVGNAEAAGKAPELPVREVVRHSPEFTAALVRFARRHGLTLNTLVQGAWALVLARLARRTDVVFGATVAGRPAELPGVEECVGLFINTVPVRVRLDGAQPVVRMLTDLQQRQSALISHQHLGLPEIQKLGGAGFDTILVFENYADPGAAPAGPRGITLTLRDFHQASPYAITLGVMPGERLEIEAQHHPEMLDARVAGAALHGLTRVLERIVENPETPVGRLDVLSEAERELTVTRWNRTGEAVPAISAVDLFRRRVALAPDAPAITEGDRSFSFRELDEWSGGLARLLTERGVRRGDRVAVLLERSAEVLAAWLGVWKAGAAFVPVDPAYPAERVAFMLADSLATAVLCRADGAGLVPADHPRIAVEDAVAGDVAPVAIGPHDLAYVMYTSGSTGTPKGVAIEHRGVAALAGDPGWEMAPGDAVLMHAPHTFDASLFDVWVPLLAGARVMIAGPGVIDAERLAAHVAAGLTAVNFTAGQFRALAQEAPESFAGLRAVSTGGDVVPLGALERVRQACPTLRVWHSYGPTETTLCASWMTVEPGERLGTVLPIGRPLPGRRLYVLDAFLRPLPPGVAGDLYIAGVGVARGYLGSPQLTAERFVADPFTPGERMYRTGDVAYWLDDGQLAFAGRADNQVKIRGYRVEPGEIETALAEQPGVDEAVVLARDGRLIGYVVSGTGVDPDRLRDQLAAVLPEYLVPAVILVLDALPVNANGKVDRGALPEPDFSGRATGREPATAAERALCALFAEVLGLDRVGADDSFFELGGDSITSMQLAARARRDGMAIGAREVFQHRTPAALAAAVEPAAPAPGDQGETVRRFGLVAMDREEIAELESEF, encoded by the coding sequence GTGAACACTTCGACGACGTCCCCCGGCTCGGCGCTCGAGCAGGTCTGGCCGCTCTCCCCGATGCAGGAGGGGATGCTCTACCACGCGTCGTTCGACGAGGCGGCCCCCGACCTCCAGCTCATCCAGCAGTCACAGATCATCGACGGGCCGCTGGACCCGGAGCGCTTCCGGCAGGCCTGGGCGGCGGTCCTCGACCGGCACCCGGCGCTGCGCGCCTGCTTCCACCGGCGCAAGTCCGGCGAGACGGTGCAGCTCATCCCGCGGCGGGTCGAGCTGCCCTGGGCCACCCGCGACCTCTCGCACCTGGCCGAGCAGGACGCGCTGGCCGAGGTGGGCGTGCTCGCCGAGAAGGAGCGCGCCGCCCGGTTCGACCTGGCGAAGGCTCCGCTGCTGCGGCTGCTGCTGATCCGGCTCGGCCCGGAGCGGCACTGCCTGGTGACGACGAGCCACCACGTGCTGATGGACGGGTGGTCCCGGGCCATCCTCGAGTCCGATCTCCTGGCGATCTACGAGGCGGGCGGCGCGGCGGGACTGCGGCGGCCCGGCTCCTACCGCGACCACCTGGCCTGGCTGAACCGGCAGGACAAGGCGGCCGCCCGGGAGGCCTGGCGGGCCGAGCTGGCCGGCGCCGACGGGTCGACGGTGGGCAACGCCGAGGCGGCCGGGAAGGCGCCGGAACTGCCGGTACGCGAGGTGGTCCGGCACTCGCCCGAGTTCACCGCCGCGCTGGTCCGGTTCGCCCGCCGGCACGGGCTGACGCTGAACACGCTGGTGCAGGGTGCGTGGGCGCTGGTGCTGGCCCGGCTGGCCCGGCGCACCGACGTGGTGTTCGGCGCGACGGTCGCCGGGCGCCCGGCCGAGCTGCCCGGCGTGGAGGAGTGCGTCGGGCTGTTCATCAACACCGTGCCGGTACGCGTACGCCTGGACGGCGCCCAGCCGGTGGTGCGGATGCTGACCGACCTGCAACAGCGGCAGTCCGCGCTGATCTCGCACCAGCACCTGGGGCTGCCGGAGATCCAGAAGCTGGGCGGGGCGGGTTTCGACACCATCCTGGTCTTCGAGAACTACGCCGACCCGGGAGCGGCGCCGGCCGGCCCGCGCGGCATCACCCTGACGCTGCGGGACTTCCACCAGGCGTCGCCGTACGCGATCACCCTCGGCGTGATGCCGGGCGAGCGCCTGGAGATCGAGGCGCAGCACCACCCGGAGATGCTCGACGCCCGGGTCGCCGGTGCGGCGCTGCACGGACTGACCCGGGTCCTTGAGCGGATCGTCGAGAATCCGGAGACGCCGGTCGGCCGCCTGGACGTGCTCAGCGAGGCCGAACGGGAGCTGACCGTCACCCGGTGGAACCGGACCGGCGAGGCGGTGCCGGCGATCTCGGCGGTCGACCTGTTCCGCCGGCGGGTGGCGCTGGCCCCGGACGCGCCGGCGATCACCGAGGGCGACCGGTCGTTCTCGTTCCGGGAGCTCGACGAGTGGTCCGGCGGCCTGGCCCGGCTGCTCACCGAACGGGGCGTCCGCCGCGGCGACCGGGTCGCGGTGCTCCTGGAGCGGTCCGCCGAGGTGCTCGCGGCGTGGCTCGGGGTGTGGAAGGCGGGCGCCGCGTTCGTACCGGTGGATCCGGCCTATCCGGCCGAGCGGGTGGCGTTCATGCTGGCCGACTCGCTGGCCACCGCGGTGCTGTGCCGGGCGGACGGCGCGGGCCTGGTGCCGGCGGACCACCCGCGGATCGCCGTGGAGGACGCCGTCGCCGGCGACGTGGCGCCGGTGGCGATCGGGCCGCACGACCTGGCGTACGTGATGTACACGTCCGGCTCGACCGGGACGCCGAAGGGCGTGGCGATCGAGCACCGCGGCGTGGCGGCGCTGGCCGGCGACCCGGGCTGGGAGATGGCACCCGGCGACGCGGTGCTGATGCACGCGCCGCACACCTTCGACGCGTCGCTGTTCGACGTGTGGGTGCCGCTGCTGGCCGGCGCGCGGGTGATGATCGCCGGGCCGGGCGTGATCGACGCGGAACGGCTGGCCGCGCACGTCGCCGCCGGCCTGACCGCGGTGAACTTCACCGCCGGGCAGTTCCGGGCGCTGGCACAGGAGGCGCCGGAGTCGTTCGCCGGGCTGCGCGCCGTCTCGACAGGTGGTGACGTGGTGCCGCTCGGCGCCCTGGAACGGGTCCGGCAGGCCTGCCCCACGCTGCGGGTCTGGCACTCGTACGGGCCGACCGAGACCACGCTGTGCGCGTCCTGGATGACTGTCGAGCCCGGCGAGCGGCTGGGCACGGTGCTGCCGATCGGCCGGCCGCTGCCGGGCCGGCGGCTGTACGTCCTGGACGCCTTCCTGCGGCCGTTGCCGCCGGGCGTCGCGGGCGACCTCTACATCGCCGGTGTCGGGGTGGCGCGTGGCTACCTGGGCAGCCCTCAGCTGACCGCCGAGCGGTTCGTCGCCGACCCGTTCACACCGGGCGAGCGGATGTACCGGACCGGCGACGTGGCGTACTGGCTGGACGACGGGCAGCTGGCGTTCGCCGGGCGGGCCGACAACCAGGTCAAGATCCGTGGCTACCGGGTGGAGCCGGGCGAGATCGAGACGGCGCTGGCCGAGCAGCCGGGCGTCGACGAGGCCGTGGTGCTGGCCCGGGACGGGCGGCTGATCGGTTACGTGGTCTCCGGCACCGGGGTGGATCCGGACCGGCTGCGCGATCAGCTCGCCGCCGTACTGCCGGAATACCTGGTGCCGGCGGTGATCCTGGTGCTGGACGCCCTGCCGGTCAACGCGAACGGCAAGGTCGACCGGGGTGCGCTGCCGGAACCCGACTTCAGCGGCCGGGCGACCGGCCGGGAGCCGGCGACCGCTGCCGAGCGGGCGTTGTGCGCCCTCTTCGCGGAGGTGCTCGGCCTGGACCGGGTCGGCGCCGACGACAGCTTCTTCGAGCTGGGCGGGGACTCGATCACGTCGATGCAGCTCGCCGCACGGGCCCGCCGCGACGGGATGGCCATCGGCGCTCGCGAGGTGTTCCAGCACCGCACGCCGGCCGCGCTCGCGGCGGCCGTCGAGCCGGCAGCCCCGGCGCCCGGCGACCAGGGCGAGACGGTGCGGCGGTTCGGCCTCGTCGCGATGGACCGGGAAGAGATCGCCGAACTCGAATCCGAATTCTGA
- a CDS encoding non-ribosomal peptide synthetase — translation MISAAQTRVTVPELLARQADRTPDAVAVADGDRVLTFRRLDDLANGLAGRLAARGVRRGDRVAVLLDRSADLLVTLYAVWKAGAAYVPIDAAHPARRIAFLVADAGVSLLVCSAATRGRVPDGIGTLVVTGAEAGDGSAVTAGPGDLAYVMYTSGSTGTPKGVAVPHRSVAELVASPGWAVTPGESILMHAPYAFDASLLEIWVPLVSGARVVIAEPGPVDARRVREAIAAGVTRVHLTAGSFRAVAEESPESFAGLREVLTGGDVVPVHAVAKVRAVCPEVRVRHLYGPTETTLCATWHLLEPGDVLGPVLPIGRPLPGRRAQVLDASLRPVAAGVVGDLYLSGAGLADGYLGNPALTAERFVADPFAAGERMYRTGDLARWTRDGELLFAGRADDQVKIRGYRVEPGEVEAALIAQPDVHEAVVLAVGGRLVGYAVTGADPGLIRERLGAVLPEYMVPAVVLTLDALPLTGNGKVDRAALPAPVFAAEATGREPVTETERLLCGLFAEILGLDRVGADDGFLDLGGDSIAAMRLAARAAKAGLLVTPTQIFVERTPAGLAAAARAVPAGETTDRPLVVLTADEEAELAEAVPGAREIWPLAPLQEGLLFQSTLDDQGTDIYQAQWILELNGPLDASRLRAAWEAVFARHAELRLRFVRLTSGRTLQVATGEVVLPWREVELAADADVDRAVAELAEREQRQRFDLARAPLFRLVLVGYGAGRHRLLVVHHHILTDGWSVAVILNEVAEAYAAGGRLPERAGAAASYRDYLAWLAGQDREAARAAWRAELAGLDEPAPIARTSAGTGYDYRVTFLPPELYTGLTEVARARGLTLNTVVQAAWAMVLSRLTRRTDVVFGTTVACRPAELPGVESMPGLMMNTVPVRVTLDAGQPVADLLARLQRRQAALMPHQHLGLPEIQKVAGPGATFDTLLVFESYPRDYAGQFTYLGTVEGTHYPLTLGIIPGERCRIQLAYRPEQVDETVAGSVLDWFTGVLAGLAADPGELVGRIGLAAGPIGDPPAALAVGQSLPALVERVVRERPRAIAVADDEGELTYAELWARAAALAAGLRARGVGPESRVGVLVGRSAWSVIGMLGVSLAGGAFVPVDPAYPAERVAWILGDADPVAVVCVAKTRETVPDRFADRLVVADALEPVSGPVGEPPRVRPDDAAYVIYTSGSTGTPKGVVVTHAGLGNLAAAQIDRFAVTASSRVLQFAALGFDAVVSETLMALLSGATLLMAPERDLPPQVSLAEAIGRWDVTHVTVPPSVLATADDLPELLATVVVAGEACPPGLADRWSGGRRMINAYGPTEATVCATMSPPLVAGRDVVPIGTPIAGGRSYVLDAFLRPVPPGITGELYVAGIGLARGYLNRAGLTAERFVADPFVPGERMYRTGDLAYWTERHDLVFAGRADDQVKVRGFRIEPGEIEAALSGYPGVAQAAVTVRADRLLAYVSPADVDPRAVRDDLASRLPHHLVPAVVVPLAALPVTPNGKIDRAALPDPDFAAGAAGGEPRTDAERVLCDLFAEVLGLRRVGVDDSFFEVGGDSITSMQLVARARRAGLTFIARDVFDLRTPERLARLATRAAPRRSGRTGADDGAGEVARTPVMRLLGDGVTGPGFAQWVVAGAPPELTTDVLVAGLAAVVDVHDALRMRVDAGRLVVGERGSLDAARLVERVEAGDGDLDDIAHRCARRVAAELDPATGAALRLVWVTADAGRAGRIVLVAHHLAVDAVSWRILLPDLRAACEAVAAGREPELDPVDVSFRRWADLLGEWAHTAERTGELDAWTAVVGEAEPWPAPVGGSPAGQRSWTLPPERAAALVETVPAAFHCGIQDVLLAGLAAAVARWHDREFVLVDVESHGRHPADGMDLSRTVGWFTSVHPVRLEVARLDPGRLLKSVKEQLRAVPGDGLGYGLLRFLNETTGPVLAALPSPAIGFNYLGRFTGDQHGEVRAWQPVGAVGGLMEPGMALPHALEVNAFVRDTRDGPELTLALSWPADRCDEAEIDRFGRIWTDVLAGLARQADDPTAGGHTASDFDLLDLDQDEIENFEAIAAAHGGGRAA, via the coding sequence ATGATTTCCGCAGCGCAGACCAGAGTGACGGTGCCCGAGCTGCTCGCCCGTCAGGCGGACCGGACGCCGGACGCGGTGGCGGTGGCCGACGGGGATCGGGTGCTGACGTTCCGGCGGCTGGACGACCTCGCGAACGGTCTGGCCGGCCGGCTGGCCGCCCGGGGCGTGCGCCGCGGCGACCGGGTCGCGGTGCTCCTGGACCGCTCGGCGGACCTGCTGGTGACGCTGTACGCGGTGTGGAAGGCGGGAGCGGCCTACGTGCCGATCGACGCCGCCCATCCGGCGCGGCGGATCGCGTTCCTGGTGGCGGACGCGGGGGTGTCGCTGCTGGTGTGCTCGGCCGCGACGCGCGGCCGGGTGCCGGACGGCATCGGGACGCTCGTGGTCACCGGTGCCGAGGCGGGTGACGGCTCGGCGGTCACGGCCGGCCCGGGTGACCTGGCCTACGTGATGTACACCTCCGGCTCGACCGGCACCCCGAAGGGCGTCGCGGTCCCGCACCGCAGCGTGGCGGAGCTGGTGGCCAGCCCCGGCTGGGCGGTGACCCCGGGCGAGTCGATCCTCATGCACGCGCCGTACGCCTTCGACGCCTCCCTGCTCGAGATCTGGGTGCCGCTGGTGTCCGGCGCCCGCGTGGTGATCGCCGAACCCGGCCCGGTGGACGCCCGGCGGGTGCGGGAGGCGATCGCCGCCGGAGTGACCAGGGTGCACCTGACCGCGGGCAGCTTCCGCGCGGTGGCCGAGGAGTCGCCGGAGTCGTTCGCCGGCCTGCGCGAGGTGCTCACCGGCGGTGACGTGGTGCCGGTGCACGCCGTGGCGAAGGTGCGGGCGGTCTGCCCGGAGGTCCGGGTCCGGCACCTGTACGGCCCGACCGAGACGACCCTGTGCGCGACCTGGCACCTGCTCGAACCGGGTGACGTGCTGGGCCCGGTGCTGCCGATCGGCCGCCCGCTTCCCGGCCGCCGGGCTCAGGTGCTCGACGCGTCGCTCCGGCCGGTGGCCGCCGGCGTGGTGGGTGACCTGTACCTGTCCGGTGCCGGCCTGGCGGACGGCTACCTGGGCAATCCCGCCCTGACGGCGGAGCGGTTCGTGGCCGATCCGTTCGCCGCCGGTGAGCGGATGTACCGCACCGGGGACCTGGCGCGCTGGACCCGCGACGGTGAGCTGCTGTTCGCCGGCCGGGCCGACGATCAGGTGAAGATCCGTGGTTACCGGGTCGAGCCGGGTGAGGTCGAGGCGGCGCTGATCGCGCAGCCGGACGTGCACGAGGCGGTGGTGCTGGCGGTCGGCGGGCGTCTGGTCGGTTACGCGGTGACCGGTGCCGACCCGGGGCTGATCCGGGAGCGGCTGGGTGCGGTGCTGCCGGAGTACATGGTCCCGGCCGTGGTGCTGACGCTGGACGCGTTGCCGCTGACCGGCAACGGCAAGGTGGACCGGGCGGCTCTGCCCGCCCCGGTCTTCGCGGCGGAGGCCACCGGCCGGGAGCCGGTCACCGAGACCGAGCGCCTGCTGTGCGGCCTGTTCGCCGAGATCCTCGGGCTGGACCGGGTCGGCGCCGACGACGGGTTCCTCGACCTGGGCGGCGACTCGATAGCGGCGATGCGGCTGGCGGCGCGGGCGGCCAAGGCCGGCCTGCTGGTGACGCCCACCCAGATCTTCGTGGAGCGGACCCCGGCGGGGCTGGCGGCCGCGGCGCGCGCCGTGCCGGCCGGCGAGACCACCGATCGCCCGCTGGTCGTCCTCACCGCGGACGAGGAGGCGGAACTGGCGGAAGCCGTGCCGGGGGCGCGGGAGATCTGGCCGCTGGCGCCGCTGCAGGAGGGCCTGCTCTTCCAGTCGACCCTCGACGACCAGGGCACCGACATCTACCAGGCGCAGTGGATCCTGGAGCTGAACGGGCCGCTGGACGCGTCCCGGTTGCGCGCCGCGTGGGAGGCGGTCTTCGCCCGGCACGCCGAGCTCCGCCTGCGGTTCGTCCGGCTGACCTCGGGCCGGACGCTGCAGGTCGCCACCGGAGAGGTGGTGCTGCCGTGGCGGGAGGTGGAGCTGGCCGCGGACGCCGACGTCGACCGGGCCGTCGCCGAGCTGGCCGAGCGGGAACAGCGGCAGCGCTTCGACCTCGCCCGGGCACCGCTGTTCCGGCTGGTCCTGGTCGGGTACGGCGCGGGCCGGCACCGCCTGCTGGTGGTCCACCACCACATCCTCACCGACGGCTGGTCGGTGGCGGTCATCCTGAACGAGGTCGCCGAGGCGTACGCGGCCGGCGGCCGGCTCCCGGAGCGGGCCGGTGCGGCCGCCTCGTACCGGGACTACCTGGCCTGGCTGGCCGGGCAGGACCGGGAGGCGGCCCGGGCCGCGTGGCGGGCCGAGCTGGCCGGCCTCGACGAGCCGGCGCCGATCGCCCGCACCTCGGCCGGCACCGGCTACGACTACCGTGTCACGTTCCTCCCGCCGGAGCTCTACACTGGACTGACCGAGGTCGCCCGGGCCCGCGGACTGACCCTGAACACGGTGGTGCAGGCCGCCTGGGCGATGGTGCTGTCCCGGCTCACCCGGCGTACCGACGTCGTGTTCGGCACCACCGTCGCCTGCCGCCCCGCGGAACTGCCGGGTGTCGAATCGATGCCGGGCCTGATGATGAACACGGTGCCGGTCCGGGTGACGCTGGACGCCGGGCAGCCGGTCGCCGACCTGCTGGCCCGGCTGCAGCGGCGGCAGGCGGCCCTGATGCCGCACCAGCACCTGGGGCTGCCGGAGATCCAGAAGGTGGCCGGGCCGGGCGCGACGTTCGACACCCTGCTGGTGTTCGAGAGCTACCCGCGCGACTACGCCGGCCAGTTCACCTACCTGGGCACCGTCGAGGGGACGCACTACCCGCTGACCCTCGGGATCATCCCGGGGGAGCGCTGCCGGATCCAGCTCGCCTACCGGCCCGAGCAGGTCGACGAGACCGTCGCCGGGTCGGTGCTGGACTGGTTCACCGGCGTGCTCGCCGGCCTGGCCGCCGATCCCGGCGAGCTGGTCGGCCGGATCGGCCTGGCCGCCGGCCCGATCGGCGATCCGCCCGCGGCGCTGGCGGTGGGGCAGTCGTTGCCCGCGCTGGTCGAGCGGGTGGTGCGGGAACGGCCGCGGGCGATCGCGGTGGCCGACGACGAGGGCGAGCTGACGTACGCCGAGCTGTGGGCCCGGGCGGCGGCGCTGGCGGCCGGGCTGCGGGCGCGCGGCGTCGGACCGGAGAGCCGGGTCGGCGTGCTGGTCGGCCGGTCGGCGTGGTCGGTGATCGGGATGCTCGGGGTGTCGCTGGCCGGCGGGGCGTTCGTGCCGGTGGATCCGGCGTACCCGGCCGAGCGGGTGGCCTGGATCCTGGGCGACGCGGATCCGGTGGCGGTGGTCTGCGTGGCCAAGACTCGGGAGACGGTGCCGGACCGGTTCGCGGATCGGCTGGTGGTGGCCGACGCGCTGGAACCGGTCAGCGGCCCGGTCGGCGAGCCGCCGCGCGTGCGGCCGGACGACGCGGCGTACGTCATCTACACCTCGGGCTCCACCGGGACCCCGAAGGGCGTCGTGGTGACGCACGCGGGCCTGGGCAACCTGGCCGCCGCGCAGATCGACAGGTTCGCCGTCACCGCGTCGTCGCGGGTCCTGCAGTTCGCCGCGCTCGGCTTCGACGCCGTGGTGTCGGAGACGCTGATGGCGCTGCTGTCCGGGGCCACGCTGCTGATGGCGCCCGAGCGGGACCTGCCACCCCAGGTGTCGCTGGCCGAGGCGATCGGGCGGTGGGACGTCACCCACGTGACGGTGCCGCCGTCGGTGCTGGCCACCGCCGACGACCTGCCGGAACTGCTGGCGACGGTGGTGGTGGCCGGGGAGGCCTGCCCGCCGGGGCTGGCGGATCGGTGGTCGGGCGGGCGGCGGATGATCAACGCGTACGGGCCGACCGAGGCCACGGTGTGCGCGACGATGAGCCCGCCGCTGGTGGCGGGCCGCGACGTGGTGCCGATCGGTACGCCGATCGCCGGCGGCCGCTCCTACGTGCTCGACGCGTTCCTGCGGCCGGTGCCGCCGGGGATCACCGGTGAGCTGTACGTGGCCGGGATCGGGCTGGCCCGCGGCTACCTGAACCGGGCGGGGCTGACCGCCGAGCGGTTCGTCGCCGACCCGTTCGTGCCCGGCGAGCGGATGTACCGGACCGGCGACCTGGCGTACTGGACCGAGCGGCACGACCTGGTGTTCGCCGGGCGGGCCGACGACCAGGTGAAGGTCCGTGGCTTCCGGATCGAGCCCGGCGAGATCGAGGCCGCGCTGTCCGGCTACCCGGGTGTCGCCCAGGCCGCGGTGACGGTTCGCGCGGACCGCCTGCTGGCCTACGTGTCGCCGGCCGACGTCGACCCGCGCGCGGTACGCGACGACCTCGCCTCCCGGCTGCCGCACCACCTGGTGCCCGCGGTGGTGGTGCCGCTGGCGGCGCTGCCGGTCACCCCGAACGGCAAGATCGACCGGGCCGCGCTGCCGGACCCGGACTTCGCCGCCGGTGCGGCCGGCGGCGAGCCGCGTACCGACGCCGAGCGGGTCCTGTGCGACCTCTTCGCCGAGGTCCTCGGCCTGCGCCGGGTCGGCGTGGACGACAGCTTCTTCGAGGTGGGCGGCGACTCCATCACGTCGATGCAGCTGGTGGCGCGGGCCCGGCGGGCCGGTCTGACGTTCATCGCCCGGGACGTCTTCGACCTGCGGACGCCGGAACGGCTGGCCCGGCTGGCGACCCGGGCGGCACCGCGGCGGTCCGGCCGGACCGGTGCTGACGACGGGGCCGGCGAGGTCGCGCGGACGCCGGTGATGCGGCTGCTCGGCGACGGCGTGACCGGACCCGGGTTCGCGCAGTGGGTGGTGGCCGGCGCGCCCCCGGAGCTGACCACCGACGTGCTGGTCGCGGGCTTGGCGGCGGTGGTGGACGTGCACGACGCGCTGCGGATGCGGGTGGACGCCGGGCGGCTGGTGGTCGGCGAGCGCGGGTCGCTGGACGCGGCGCGCCTGGTCGAGCGGGTCGAGGCCGGCGACGGCGATCTGGACGACATCGCGCATCGCTGCGCCCGGCGGGTGGCCGCCGAGCTGGATCCGGCCACCGGCGCGGCGCTGCGGCTGGTGTGGGTGACGGCGGACGCCGGCCGGGCGGGACGGATCGTGCTGGTGGCGCACCATCTCGCCGTCGACGCGGTGTCCTGGCGCATCCTGCTGCCGGACCTGCGGGCGGCGTGCGAGGCGGTGGCCGCGGGCCGGGAACCGGAGCTCGACCCGGTGGACGTCTCGTTCCGGCGGTGGGCGGATCTGCTCGGCGAGTGGGCGCACACCGCGGAGCGGACCGGCGAACTGGACGCCTGGACCGCCGTCGTCGGCGAGGCGGAACCGTGGCCCGCGCCGGTCGGCGGATCGCCCGCCGGGCAGCGGTCGTGGACCCTGCCGCCGGAGCGGGCGGCCGCCCTGGTGGAGACGGTGCCCGCCGCCTTCCACTGCGGGATCCAGGACGTCCTGCTGGCCGGGCTGGCGGCCGCTGTGGCGCGCTGGCACGACCGGGAGTTCGTGCTGGTGGACGTGGAGAGCCACGGCCGGCATCCGGCCGACGGGATGGACCTGTCCCGGACGGTGGGCTGGTTCACCAGCGTGCACCCGGTCCGGCTGGAGGTCGCCCGCCTGGACCCGGGCCGGCTGCTCAAGTCGGTGAAGGAGCAGCTCCGGGCGGTCCCGGGTGACGGGCTCGGCTACGGGCTGCTGCGCTTCCTCAACGAGACGACCGGACCGGTGCTGGCGGCGCTGCCGTCGCCGGCCATCGGGTTCAACTACCTGGGCCGGTTCACCGGCGACCAGCACGGCGAGGTACGGGCGTGGCAGCCGGTCGGCGCGGTCGGCGGCCTGATGGAGCCCGGCATGGCACTGCCGCACGCGCTGGAGGTCAACGCGTTCGTCCGGGACACCCGGGACGGCCCGGAGCTGACCCTCGCGCTGAGCTGGCCGGCCGATCGATGCGACGAGGCGGAGATCGACCGGTTCGGCCGGATCTGGACCGACGTGCTGGCCGGGCTCGCCCGCCAGGCCGACGATCCGACCGCGGGCGGACACACCGCGTCCGACTTCGACCTGCTCGACCTGGATCAGGACGAGATCGAGAACTTCGAGGCCATCGCAGCCGCACATGGTGGAGGCAGAGCAGCGTGA
- a CDS encoding methyltransferase, which yields MSDLRESDDVYRRFQLIVNGPALFNAVVTGVELGVFDFLSGRGTATAAELAGFTAMEPHKTRVLLLGLTASGLVTKTGDEYANHPVAEQLLAATGPESWRHILRSWKTLYYPAFYHMTAALTAGTNSTISAHEGTEGTLYERLAHDPELAEIFHSAMSAFTLQTMPGLLDHLDVANSRHLLDVGAGAGTNCAHLLGAHDGLTATLLDLPNVMDMAKTGLPGDLAGRVNFCSADMLADPFPAGADHVLFSHVLDTVSAEQAQTLVSKAFEVLPPGGKVSVYGFSAADDEVGGPLAARLSLYLNILATGRGMAWPVPEIEGWLRRAGFTDVTAIGDLPFEHALVVGTKP from the coding sequence ATGAGTGATTTGAGGGAGTCCGACGACGTCTATCGTCGTTTCCAGCTGATCGTCAACGGCCCGGCGCTGTTCAACGCGGTTGTGACCGGCGTCGAGCTGGGAGTGTTCGACTTCCTCTCCGGCCGCGGCACGGCAACCGCGGCAGAGCTCGCCGGGTTCACCGCCATGGAGCCGCACAAGACCCGGGTGCTGCTGCTCGGCCTGACCGCGTCCGGCCTGGTCACCAAGACCGGCGACGAGTACGCCAACCACCCGGTCGCCGAGCAGCTGCTGGCCGCCACCGGCCCGGAGAGCTGGCGCCACATCCTGCGCAGCTGGAAGACGCTGTACTACCCGGCCTTCTACCACATGACCGCGGCGCTGACGGCCGGCACGAACAGCACCATCAGCGCGCACGAGGGCACCGAGGGCACGCTGTACGAGCGCCTGGCCCACGACCCGGAGCTGGCCGAGATCTTCCACTCCGCCATGTCGGCGTTCACCCTGCAGACCATGCCCGGCCTGCTGGACCACCTCGACGTCGCGAACAGCCGGCACCTGCTGGACGTCGGGGCCGGCGCCGGCACGAACTGCGCCCACCTGCTCGGCGCCCACGACGGTCTCACCGCCACGCTGCTCGACCTGCCGAACGTGATGGACATGGCCAAGACCGGGCTGCCCGGCGATCTCGCCGGCCGGGTCAACTTCTGCTCGGCCGACATGCTCGCCGACCCGTTCCCGGCCGGCGCCGACCACGTGCTGTTCAGCCACGTCCTGGACACCGTCTCGGCCGAGCAGGCGCAGACCCTGGTCAGCAAGGCGTTCGAGGTGCTGCCGCCGGGTGGCAAGGTCTCGGTGTACGGCTTCAGTGCCGCCGACGACGAGGTGGGTGGCCCGCTGGCCGCCCGGCTGTCGCTCTACCTGAACATCCTGGCCACCGGCCGGGGGATGGCATGGCCGGTGCCCGAGATCGAGGGCTGGCTGCGGCGGGCCGGCTTCACCGACGTCACGGCGATCGGCGACCTGCCTTTCGAGCACGCGCTGGTCGTCGGCACCAAGCCGTAG
- a CDS encoding D-alanyl-D-alanine carboxypeptidase family protein has protein sequence MSRIRTARTTTRETTGPGVVGLAAVALVLGILVSLSAGFTGVSIGDLVHGRGGPVAEGDGGLPDSATVFDDRYPGVANLDPELLHALRAAAADAARAGVTFQVSSGWRARAYQERLLREAKVKYGSEREAARWVAPADKSAHVAGHAVDLVSSDGGAWLAAHGAGYGLCQIYRNEPWHHELRAAAIEHGCPAMYADASEDPRMR, from the coding sequence ATGAGTCGTATCCGGACAGCCCGCACCACGACCCGCGAGACCACCGGACCAGGCGTCGTCGGCCTCGCCGCCGTCGCGCTCGTCCTCGGCATCCTGGTGTCCCTGTCGGCAGGCTTCACCGGGGTCTCGATCGGCGACCTGGTGCACGGTCGCGGCGGCCCGGTGGCCGAGGGCGACGGTGGTCTCCCGGACAGCGCGACGGTGTTCGACGACAGGTATCCCGGTGTGGCCAACCTCGACCCCGAGCTGCTCCACGCCCTGCGGGCGGCCGCGGCGGACGCCGCCCGGGCCGGGGTGACCTTCCAGGTCAGCAGCGGCTGGCGGGCCCGGGCGTACCAGGAGCGGCTGCTGCGTGAGGCGAAGGTCAAGTACGGCTCGGAGCGGGAGGCCGCCCGCTGGGTCGCGCCGGCGGACAAGTCGGCTCACGTGGCCGGCCACGCGGTCGACCTGGTGTCCTCGGACGGCGGGGCCTGGCTGGCGGCGCACGGCGCCGGTTACGGGCTGTGCCAGATCTACCGCAACGAGCCCTGGCACCACGAGCTGCGGGCCGCCGCGATCGAGCACGGTTGCCCGGCCATGTACGCCGACGCCAGCGAGGACCCGCGGATGCGCTGA